A stretch of Oncorhynchus mykiss isolate Arlee chromosome 12, USDA_OmykA_1.1, whole genome shotgun sequence DNA encodes these proteins:
- the hcrt gene encoding orexin, with translation MGFNTKHLTTAPGMDTACSTTKKLKVLILLLLVSHLACDAQGVANCCKQKSHSCRLYVLLCRSGNGMGTRGPLTDDAATGILTLGKRKETDERRFQNRLNQLLHGSRNQAAGILTMGKRTEDTAEPLMCLFPHLETAPTTTTQLVLQLPFK, from the exons ATGGGTTTCAACACAAAGCATCTTACTACAGCCCCAGGGATGGACACAGCATGCTCAACCACCAAG AAACTCAAGGTTCTCATCTTGTTGCTACTCGTGTCTCATCTGGCCTGTGACGCTCAGGGGGTTGCCAACTGTTGCAAACAGAAATCCCACTCCTGCCGTCTTTACGTCCTGCTCTGTCGCTCAGGTAATGGGATGGGGACAAGGGGACCCCTCACTGATGACGCAGCCACTGGAATCCTCACACTCGGTAAACGGAAAGAAACTGATGAACGTCGCTTCCAGAACCGGTTGAATCAGCTACTCCACGGGTCACGGAACCAAGCGGCAGGAATCTTGACGATGGGGAAGAGGACCGAAGACACAGCAGAACCGCTCATGTGCTTGTTTCCCCATTTAGAGACGGCCCCCACTACCACGACCCAGTTGGTTTTACAACTACCATTCAAGTGA